The proteins below come from a single Iocasia fonsfrigidae genomic window:
- a CDS encoding UxaA family hydrolase has product MQWEGFSRQDDRLGIRNKVLVIYTVECSSFVAKEITRISDHMDVECVGFSGCTDNEYAVRLLISLIRHPNVGGVLAVGLGCEYVQAEWLADIAEKEGKQHAWMFIQTEGGTNKSIQKGVTLVSEMLDALKKTPRVPMTMSDLVIGAECGGSDYTSGLAGNVVVGRFYDSLVEMGGTAIFEEIVEAIGLIDLLTARAVNKRAREEIQYTYDKALEYCKSVRQYSVSPGNFAGGLSTIEEKSMGALIKSGTKPIEGVLKVAGKPNHPGLWLLDSTPDPHWMQFGITNPNDNEGLMDLISCGCHIVLLVTGRGNVVGSAVAPCVKITGNSHTYARMKGDMDFDAGRVLAGDCTLDQSAESLAQMIANVASGVLTKSESLGHKEYFIPYKYQEKQVTIPPKCTM; this is encoded by the coding sequence TTGCAATGGGAAGGCTTTTCTCGTCAAGATGACCGCCTTGGCATTCGTAATAAAGTACTTGTGATCTATACAGTGGAATGTTCCTCTTTTGTAGCCAAAGAAATTACACGAATCAGTGACCATATGGATGTTGAGTGTGTAGGTTTTTCCGGCTGTACTGATAATGAATATGCCGTACGTCTGCTTATATCTCTTATTCGACACCCTAATGTGGGGGGCGTACTTGCTGTAGGCCTGGGGTGTGAATATGTCCAAGCAGAATGGCTGGCCGATATTGCTGAAAAAGAGGGTAAGCAGCATGCCTGGATGTTTATTCAGACAGAAGGTGGAACAAATAAAAGTATACAAAAAGGTGTTACCTTGGTAAGTGAAATGTTGGATGCCCTTAAGAAAACACCCCGGGTTCCTATGACTATGTCGGACCTTGTTATTGGGGCTGAATGCGGTGGGAGTGACTATACCAGTGGACTTGCCGGGAATGTAGTTGTAGGACGTTTTTATGACAGCCTTGTAGAAATGGGAGGCACCGCTATTTTCGAAGAAATTGTGGAGGCTATCGGACTTATTGATTTGCTTACAGCCCGTGCTGTAAACAAAAGAGCCCGAGAGGAAATCCAATATACCTATGATAAGGCACTGGAATACTGTAAATCTGTAAGACAGTATTCTGTTAGTCCCGGAAATTTTGCTGGGGGTCTTAGTACCATAGAAGAAAAGAGTATGGGGGCTTTAATCAAGAGTGGAACAAAGCCCATTGAGGGTGTTTTGAAGGTAGCTGGAAAGCCGAACCATCCAGGTTTATGGCTGCTTGATTCAACACCAGACCCCCACTGGATGCAGTTTGGTATTACTAACCCTAATGATAACGAGGGCTTGATGGATCTTATATCCTGCGGCTGTCATATTGTACTTCTTGTTACAGGGCGGGGCAATGTAGTAGGCAGTGCTGTGGCTCCTTGTGTGAAAATAACAGGCAATAGTCATACTTATGCCAGGATGAAAGGGGATATGGATTTTGATGCTGGTCGTGTTCTGGCAGGAGACTGTACCTTGGACCAATCGGCAGAATCCCTTGCACAAATGATAGCCAATGTTGCTTCAGGTGTGTTGACCAAAAGCGAGAGTCTGGGACATAAAGAATATTTCATTCCCTATAAGTATCAGGAAAAGCAAGTTACTATACCACCTAAGTGTACAATGTAA
- a CDS encoding ABC transporter ATP-binding protein, translating to MSDIAKERIILHVENLRKHFGGVKAVDGCNLEVEKGRITGLIGPNGAGKTTTFRCITGFHKPDSGVVRLKGKEISGLPPYAIFHNGLCRTFQLTGQLEKMTVLENVMLAAKKQYGEVFWNNILRIKKVKKQEEELMGKAMKLLELVDLQDKWDVLAGSLSVGQKRLVEFARTEMAEPEVVLLDEPTAGINPTLINSMVEYIQKFNKEKGRTYLIISHDMNFMMKLCNPIFVMNMGKTILKGRPEEVMEDEEVLNAYLGA from the coding sequence ATGAGTGATATTGCCAAGGAAAGGATTATTTTGCATGTAGAAAATTTAAGAAAGCATTTTGGCGGTGTTAAGGCTGTTGATGGTTGTAATCTGGAGGTTGAGAAAGGTAGAATTACTGGTTTGATTGGTCCCAATGGTGCAGGTAAAACCACAACCTTTAGATGTATTACTGGCTTTCACAAACCAGATTCAGGTGTTGTCCGTTTAAAAGGGAAAGAGATTAGTGGTTTGCCTCCTTACGCGATTTTTCATAATGGACTCTGCCGTACTTTTCAATTGACTGGGCAACTGGAAAAAATGACTGTACTGGAAAATGTTATGTTGGCAGCTAAAAAGCAGTATGGAGAGGTTTTCTGGAATAATATTTTGAGGATTAAGAAGGTAAAAAAGCAGGAAGAAGAATTAATGGGGAAGGCAATGAAATTGTTGGAGCTGGTTGACTTGCAAGATAAATGGGATGTTCTGGCCGGAAGTCTTTCGGTTGGTCAGAAAAGATTAGTTGAATTTGCCAGGACAGAGATGGCAGAGCCTGAAGTGGTTTTACTTGATGAACCCACAGCAGGTATTAATCCTACATTAATTAATTCAATGGTGGAATATATTCAAAAATTTAATAAAGAAAAGGGTCGTACTTATTTAATTATTAGTCATGATATGAATTTCATGATGAAATTGTGTAACCCAATCTTTGTTATGAATATGGGAAAGACAATATTAAAGGGAAGACCTGAAGAGGTTATGGAAGATGAGGAGGTATTAAATGCCTATTTGGGTGCTTAG
- a CDS encoding UxaA family hydrolase, with amino-acid sequence MEEQVAFQIDLQDNVATALVELNQGPVVLRGDSNQDVIHAVEHIPIGHKIALRDINCDEDIIKYGIVIGRATQNIAKGAWVHLHCISSVYDERSSHLDVVTGAPKDIKYE; translated from the coding sequence ATGGAAGAACAAGTGGCATTTCAAATTGATCTTCAAGATAATGTAGCAACTGCACTAGTGGAATTAAATCAAGGCCCTGTGGTATTAAGAGGGGATTCTAATCAGGATGTCATTCATGCTGTAGAACATATTCCAATAGGTCATAAAATAGCTTTACGTGATATAAATTGTGATGAAGATATAATAAAATATGGCATAGTTATTGGTCGTGCAACCCAAAATATTGCTAAAGGGGCATGGGTTCATTTACACTGTATATCCAGTGTATATGATGAACGTTCCAGCCACCTTGATGTAGTGACAGGGGCACCGAAGGATATTAAATATGAATAG
- a CDS encoding alpha/beta hydrolase: MSFICGDQGINLFYQPIPNPKGAIIICPGGGYTHLSPRESEPVAAAFCSEGWQTFVLRYSIGKNLGKKPLQELAEAVKEVRVHGKEMELEGKPLVVCGFSAGGHLAASLGVHWDDRTLFGSDTMHRPDALILCYPVITAGQYAHQESIEALVDQGDASYFSLEHYISKKTPPTFLWHTMADETVPVQNTILFAQGLANHGVPAEVHLYPYGVHGLSLATDAVAEPEKGRLADAHVANWFEQCTQWLDTIKKVKE; this comes from the coding sequence ATGAGTTTTATTTGTGGGGATCAGGGTATAAATTTATTTTATCAGCCAATACCCAATCCTAAAGGTGCCATTATTATCTGCCCGGGAGGAGGATATACACACTTATCGCCTCGTGAAAGCGAACCAGTCGCAGCTGCATTTTGTTCTGAAGGTTGGCAGACCTTTGTTCTCCGCTATTCAATCGGAAAAAATCTAGGAAAAAAACCACTGCAAGAACTTGCAGAGGCTGTCAAAGAGGTCAGAGTACATGGAAAAGAAATGGAGCTGGAGGGAAAACCGCTTGTTGTTTGTGGTTTTTCCGCAGGCGGTCATTTGGCTGCAAGCCTTGGTGTGCATTGGGATGACCGTACATTGTTTGGGTCTGACACTATGCATAGACCTGATGCCCTTATTCTATGTTATCCGGTTATTACGGCGGGGCAATATGCCCATCAAGAAAGCATAGAGGCACTTGTTGACCAAGGAGATGCATCTTATTTTTCCCTGGAACATTATATCAGCAAGAAGACACCACCTACATTTTTATGGCATACTATGGCTGATGAGACAGTCCCTGTACAGAATACAATTTTATTTGCTCAGGGCTTGGCAAACCATGGTGTTCCAGCTGAGGTACACCTTTACCCTTATGGTGTTCACGGTTTATCTCTGGCCACAGATGCTGTAGCTGAACCTGAAAAAGGGCGCTTAGCAGATGCCCATGTGGCGAATTGGTTTGAACAGTGTACACAGTGGCTTGATACTATCAAAAAGGTAAAGGAGTAG
- a CDS encoding mandelate racemase/muconate lactonizing enzyme family protein, which produces MKGCSKLTRIKDVKIYKATSQISKSIADATHSISDIAFYVVEIFTNKGTRGQGYLLSFHYSPQAIEGALSDLKTFILEEQYHIYETVKMKKEYEIETEYFGSIGLQRWAVATFNIAMWDAWGHELNQPIWKILGGSNIKIPVYGSGGWLSYTDEELLEEVMDYKKRGFTAVKIKVGSKDIERDIIRIKKVREAVGTNIKIMIDANQGMDVPSAVKLSKLASDMGIHWFEEPIVHDDFSGYEIIRRKTSIALAMGEREYDCTALKELIRRNALDLWQPDIIRIGGVEEWRNSAALASLNNIPVLPHYYKDYDVPLLTTISKPYGAESFDWIDEIIDNRMLIESGYVYPRQGNGWGFRFREEFLNEVK; this is translated from the coding sequence ATGAAAGGGTGTTCGAAATTGACTAGAATTAAAGACGTAAAAATATATAAGGCGACTTCACAAATATCGAAATCAATCGCTGATGCAACACACAGTATCTCAGACATTGCTTTCTATGTTGTGGAAATTTTTACAAATAAGGGAACCAGAGGTCAGGGGTATTTACTGTCTTTTCATTATTCTCCTCAAGCAATAGAAGGAGCCTTAAGCGATTTAAAAACTTTTATACTAGAAGAACAGTATCATATTTATGAGACAGTTAAAATGAAAAAAGAATATGAAATTGAAACGGAATACTTCGGTAGTATAGGACTTCAAAGATGGGCAGTAGCAACCTTTAATATCGCAATGTGGGATGCCTGGGGTCATGAACTTAATCAACCTATCTGGAAGATTCTTGGGGGAAGTAATATTAAAATACCTGTCTATGGAAGTGGTGGCTGGTTATCTTATACTGATGAAGAATTACTCGAGGAAGTAATGGATTATAAAAAACGTGGATTTACAGCGGTGAAGATAAAAGTTGGTTCAAAAGATATTGAAAGGGATATTATCCGTATAAAAAAAGTAAGAGAAGCAGTAGGAACAAATATAAAAATTATGATTGATGCCAATCAGGGTATGGATGTACCTTCAGCTGTTAAGCTTTCTAAACTGGCATCCGATATGGGTATTCATTGGTTTGAAGAGCCAATTGTACATGATGATTTTTCTGGTTATGAAATTATCCGTCGCAAAACAAGTATTGCACTAGCTATGGGTGAAAGAGAATATGATTGTACAGCTTTAAAAGAACTTATTAGAAGAAATGCTTTAGACTTATGGCAACCAGATATTATAAGAATAGGTGGGGTTGAAGAATGGAGGAATTCAGCTGCCCTGGCTAGTCTAAACAATATTCCAGTGCTACCACACTATTATAAAGATTATGATGTTCCATTACTTACTACAATTTCTAAACCTTATGGAGCAGAATCATTTGATTGGATTGATGAAATTATAGATAATCGTATGCTTATAGAAAGTGGCTATGTATATCCACGTCAAGGTAATGGTTGGGGCTTTAGATTTAGAGAAGAGTTCTTAAATGAGGTGAAATAA
- a CDS encoding enolase C-terminal domain-like protein, with translation MKIVKFETWWVKRDKCFFDEKRQGGSKMPWDVVVIKISTDTGIEGIATALAARSGAVTEGYLQDNIGPILIGRDSYDREAIWQELWNLDRHLCFFPVYLPGPVDVALWDIASKAAGLPLYKYLGAYKNKLPVYASGLFHETVEEYVEEVLYYQSKGIKAYKAHPSGPVQRDLEIHQAIRDAVGDDYILMSDPVAEYSLDEAIKIARQLEQLNYLWLEEPFRDFELYKYTELCRTVDIPIAATETTRGCHWGVAQSIAQKAADIVRADVSWKNGITGTLKIAHLAEAFGLRCEIHTTTMNYMDLVNLHVSCAIRNCEYFEYFVPEDNFQFPMQGKLPIDEQGMITVPEEPGVGGNLDWELIEKQCVSYKKLEV, from the coding sequence ATGAAAATAGTAAAGTTTGAAACATGGTGGGTAAAACGCGATAAATGTTTTTTTGATGAAAAACGACAGGGCGGAAGTAAAATGCCCTGGGATGTTGTTGTTATAAAGATTAGCACTGATACTGGAATAGAAGGAATCGCTACAGCTCTGGCCGCTAGATCGGGAGCGGTAACTGAGGGATATTTGCAAGACAATATCGGCCCTATATTAATAGGTAGAGATTCCTATGACCGGGAAGCTATCTGGCAAGAACTATGGAATCTCGACAGACACTTGTGTTTTTTTCCAGTGTATTTGCCAGGGCCTGTAGATGTAGCCTTATGGGATATTGCCTCAAAAGCGGCAGGGCTGCCACTATATAAATATTTAGGTGCTTATAAAAACAAGTTACCAGTATATGCCAGTGGTCTTTTTCATGAGACAGTGGAAGAATATGTAGAAGAAGTTTTATACTATCAATCGAAAGGAATTAAAGCTTACAAGGCGCATCCTTCAGGGCCAGTGCAGAGAGATCTGGAGATTCACCAGGCAATAAGGGATGCTGTTGGAGATGATTATATTTTAATGAGCGACCCGGTGGCAGAGTATAGTTTAGATGAAGCAATAAAAATAGCCAGGCAGCTAGAGCAGTTAAATTATTTATGGCTAGAAGAACCTTTTAGAGATTTTGAGTTATATAAATATACAGAATTATGCAGAACTGTGGACATACCTATTGCGGCTACTGAGACTACCAGGGGCTGTCATTGGGGTGTTGCCCAGTCTATTGCACAAAAGGCTGCAGATATTGTCAGGGCAGATGTATCCTGGAAGAATGGGATAACCGGGACATTGAAAATTGCTCATCTTGCAGAAGCATTTGGTCTAAGATGTGAGATACATACTACAACAATGAACTATATGGATTTAGTGAACTTGCATGTATCATGTGCCATTAGAAATTGCGAATATTTTGAGTATTTTGTTCCAGAAGATAATTTCCAGTTTCCTATGCAGGGGAAGTTGCCTATAGATGAACAGGGAATGATTACAGTTCCAGAGGAACCGGGAGTTGGAGGAAACCTAGATTGGGAATTAATTGAAAAACAATGTGTATCCTATAAGAAATTAGAAGTATAG
- a CDS encoding SDR family NAD(P)-dependent oxidoreductase: protein MAIDFKNFNINNAYSLEGQTAIVTGGSTGLGLAITRCLISAGAKVIVLSFETPEQAAEALAEFGEQAVFYQFDITNTDHTQEMVDKIIADHGQISILINNAGNHCKKYIWDMSVEDYVKVLNVHLVGAFALTKALVPHMKTFNYGNIVFMASMTSYIGQPQVSGYSTAKAGYLGLIHTLTAECAEFGIRVNAIAPGWIDTPMFHKATDHDSTRLSKIMGRIPAKRVGDPMDVGMCAAFLCSEAARYITGACIPVDGGALIGF from the coding sequence ATGGCAATAGATTTTAAAAACTTTAACATCAATAATGCGTATTCCCTGGAAGGACAAACTGCAATTGTAACCGGGGGCTCGACGGGATTAGGCCTTGCTATTACACGTTGTTTAATCAGTGCCGGCGCAAAGGTGATTGTATTAAGCTTTGAAACACCGGAACAGGCTGCAGAAGCCTTAGCTGAGTTTGGTGAACAGGCAGTCTTTTATCAATTTGATATTACAAATACTGACCATACCCAGGAAATGGTGGATAAGATTATCGCTGACCACGGTCAGATCAGTATTCTGATCAATAATGCAGGAAATCACTGTAAAAAATATATCTGGGATATGTCAGTGGAAGACTATGTAAAGGTATTGAATGTGCATCTTGTTGGTGCATTTGCTTTGACCAAAGCCCTGGTGCCGCATATGAAAACTTTTAATTATGGAAACATTGTTTTTATGGCTAGTATGACCAGTTATATAGGTCAGCCCCAGGTTAGTGGTTATTCTACTGCCAAAGCAGGATATCTTGGTTTAATTCATACCCTTACTGCGGAGTGCGCTGAGTTCGGCATCCGTGTCAATGCCATTGCACCGGGTTGGATTGATACACCTATGTTCCATAAAGCAACTGATCATGATTCAACTCGATTGTCAAAAATTATGGGGCGTATACCTGCTAAAAGAGTTGGCGACCCTATGGATGTTGGAATGTGTGCTGCATTTCTCTGCAGTGAGGCAGCCCGTTACATTACCGGAGCATGTATTCCGGTTGATGGCGGCGCCCTAATTGGATTTTAG
- a CDS encoding TRAP transporter large permease: MDPNTIAIIILIGSFFIMLICRFPIAFAIGISSLLTTIYLGLPLMQIAQLMVKGVNVFTLMAVPFFIIAGELMGAGGISKRLIKLANALVGWLRGGLAMVNIVASMFFGGISGSSTADTASLGTILIPMMRGQGYDDEFSTNVTMASSVQGLLIPPSHNMVMYAMVAGSVSVGRLFLAGIVPGVILGIALMVYSYILSVKRDYPKGDSFNIKHVLKTLLDSIWGLITVLIVVFGVVSGVFTATESAAIAVIWAIFVGFFIYKELTLAKMWRVIERSLGTLAIVMILISTSQVFGWLLTYLEMPELVASAITSLTDNRYVIMLILNITMLLLGTIMDMSAIILVTTPILLPIALGIGLDPVHFGAIMILNLGIGLITPPVGGTLFVGSAVSGVPIGNLIKTLMPFFIVMIAVLLLITYIPGVVMTIPDLIMPVMGR, translated from the coding sequence ATGGATCCAAATACAATTGCTATAATAATTTTGATAGGTTCTTTTTTTATTATGCTGATTTGTCGATTTCCTATTGCCTTTGCCATAGGTATTTCGAGTCTTTTGACAACTATCTATCTGGGACTGCCCTTAATGCAGATTGCCCAACTGATGGTTAAGGGGGTTAATGTGTTTACCTTGATGGCAGTACCCTTTTTTATCATAGCTGGTGAACTTATGGGTGCAGGTGGGATTTCAAAGAGGTTGATTAAGCTTGCAAATGCCCTGGTAGGTTGGCTGCGCGGAGGGCTTGCGATGGTAAATATCGTTGCTTCAATGTTCTTTGGCGGCATATCAGGCTCATCAACTGCTGATACAGCATCTCTGGGGACTATTCTTATTCCAATGATGCGAGGGCAAGGCTATGATGACGAGTTTTCGACCAATGTTACTATGGCCAGTTCTGTTCAGGGATTACTTATTCCACCCAGCCATAATATGGTTATGTATGCTATGGTGGCAGGCAGTGTGTCAGTCGGACGCTTGTTTTTAGCTGGAATAGTCCCTGGAGTTATCTTAGGAATTGCCTTGATGGTATATAGTTATATTCTTTCTGTAAAACGGGATTATCCAAAGGGTGATTCATTTAATATTAAGCATGTTTTAAAAACCCTGCTTGATTCCATTTGGGGGCTTATAACTGTGCTTATTGTTGTTTTTGGTGTTGTGAGTGGTGTCTTTACTGCTACAGAATCTGCAGCTATTGCTGTAATATGGGCAATCTTCGTCGGTTTTTTTATTTACAAAGAGTTAACACTTGCCAAAATGTGGCGTGTTATTGAACGTTCACTTGGTACTCTAGCAATTGTAATGATTTTGATTTCTACATCACAGGTTTTTGGCTGGCTCTTGACCTACTTGGAAATGCCAGAGTTGGTAGCAAGTGCAATTACCAGTCTGACAGATAATAGATATGTCATCATGCTTATTCTAAATATAACTATGTTATTGCTCGGTACGATTATGGATATGTCAGCTATTATTCTTGTAACAACGCCGATTTTATTGCCAATAGCACTTGGTATTGGTCTTGACCCAGTCCATTTTGGGGCAATTATGATCCTGAATCTTGGTATTGGCTTAATAACACCACCTGTAGGTGGAACGCTTTTTGTAGGTTCTGCAGTATCGGGTGTACCAATTGGGAATTTAATAAAAACACTAATGCCATTTTTTATAGTTATGATTGCAGTATTGCTTTTGATTACTTATATTCCAGGAGTTGTCATGACCATTCCAGACTTGATTATGCCTGTAATGGGACGTTAA
- a CDS encoding RraA family protein, producing MIKWENEDEMFALMKEKLYTPVVGDILDVMGYTHQFMPQYIRPLQNDMKVAGKACTVLEHDVFSVQKKPFGLLTEALDQLHKNEIFVATGAQNSALWGEILTAAAKKRGSVGAVVDGWHRDTPQVLSQNWPVFSKGCWAQDSSIRTSVVDFRCPIEIGQVIIHDGDIIFGDIDGVLVIPQEVSEEVIQKSLDKAAGEKVVRKAIEEGMSATDAFAKFGIL from the coding sequence ATGATTAAATGGGAAAACGAGGATGAAATGTTTGCCCTCATGAAAGAAAAACTATATACACCTGTTGTTGGCGACATCTTGGATGTAATGGGATATACCCATCAGTTTATGCCTCAATATATCCGACCATTGCAAAATGATATGAAAGTGGCAGGAAAAGCATGTACAGTTCTTGAACACGATGTGTTTAGTGTACAGAAGAAACCTTTTGGACTGCTGACAGAAGCACTGGATCAGTTGCATAAAAATGAGATATTTGTAGCAACAGGTGCGCAAAATAGTGCTTTGTGGGGGGAAATTCTTACTGCTGCTGCCAAAAAACGCGGCAGTGTCGGTGCAGTAGTGGACGGCTGGCACCGTGATACACCACAGGTACTTAGTCAAAATTGGCCTGTATTTAGTAAAGGCTGCTGGGCACAGGATTCTAGTATTCGTACAAGTGTGGTAGATTTTCGCTGCCCGATTGAGATTGGCCAGGTTATAATCCATGACGGGGATATTATTTTTGGGGACATAGATGGTGTTCTGGTTATACCGCAAGAAGTTTCTGAAGAAGTGATTCAAAAATCTCTTGATAAAGCAGCAGGTGAGAAAGTAGTTCGAAAAGCAATTGAAGAGGGTATGAGTGCTACAGACGCCTTTGCGAAATTTGGGATCTTGTAA
- the uxaC gene encoding glucuronate isomerase — MNNKFSEELFLTNETGRKLYHEVAEQMPIIDYHCHLQPKEIWENKEFEDLGEMWLAGDHYKWRAMRTFGIDERYITGEASYYEKYMAFAKILPQLIGNPLYIWCALELKRFFDIDEPLCEANAEEIYNRTKKMICEKGMTPRWCMEVSNVEIVSTTEDPIDTLKYHQKLQKDPTMKIKVLSAFRPDKAMFCEKENFPNYILNLGNAAGEDIASFASLLSALEKCLKFFKSIGTNISDDGIPEFTWEDYTLKGVEAIFSRAIVGDELSTQEINQYRSAFLFEMGRMYKRNGFVMQLHVGTYLDANTSKVAAIGRSTGFDCTDDSTSVKSIGILLDRLTSIDELPKTILYPLDSSKIENFAILAAAFCEGGTRAKVQLGAPWWFNDQVYGIERQFTATANLYPVSLSVGMLTDSRSFLSYPRHELYRRVFCNYLGDLVERGEYFSGEEELKRVVENVCYYNVKNFFGF, encoded by the coding sequence ATGAATAATAAATTTTCTGAGGAATTGTTTCTTACAAATGAAACCGGCCGCAAACTATACCATGAAGTTGCTGAGCAAATGCCTATCATCGATTATCACTGCCATTTGCAACCTAAAGAAATTTGGGAGAACAAAGAATTTGAAGACTTAGGAGAAATGTGGTTGGCTGGTGATCATTACAAATGGCGTGCCATGCGTACCTTTGGGATTGACGAAAGATATATAACTGGTGAGGCAAGTTATTATGAAAAATATATGGCTTTTGCTAAAATACTGCCGCAGCTTATTGGCAATCCTCTTTACATTTGGTGTGCCCTGGAATTAAAACGCTTTTTTGATATTGATGAACCTTTGTGTGAAGCTAATGCTGAAGAGATATATAATAGAACAAAAAAGATGATTTGTGAAAAGGGAATGACTCCCAGATGGTGTATGGAAGTATCGAATGTGGAGATAGTTAGTACTACTGAAGACCCTATAGATACTCTGAAATATCACCAGAAGCTGCAAAAGGACCCTACAATGAAAATCAAGGTATTGTCAGCCTTCCGTCCTGATAAAGCCATGTTTTGTGAAAAAGAGAATTTTCCCAACTATATTTTAAATCTTGGTAATGCTGCCGGAGAAGATATTGCTAGTTTTGCTAGTCTGCTTTCTGCACTTGAAAAATGTTTAAAATTCTTTAAAAGTATAGGGACTAATATCAGTGATGATGGTATTCCTGAGTTTACATGGGAAGACTATACCTTAAAAGGTGTTGAGGCTATTTTTTCCAGGGCTATTGTAGGTGATGAGCTTTCTACACAAGAGATAAATCAATACCGTTCTGCCTTTTTATTTGAGATGGGGCGTATGTACAAGCGGAATGGATTTGTGATGCAGCTTCATGTGGGAACATATCTTGATGCCAATACTAGTAAAGTAGCTGCCATAGGACGATCAACTGGATTTGACTGCACAGATGATAGTACAAGTGTCAAAAGTATTGGTATTCTACTTGACCGCTTAACATCTATTGATGAATTACCAAAAACTATTTTATATCCGCTGGATAGTAGTAAAATTGAGAATTTTGCTATACTTGCTGCTGCTTTCTGTGAGGGAGGAACCCGGGCCAAAGTACAACTAGGTGCCCCTTGGTGGTTTAATGACCAGGTTTACGGTATTGAGCGTCAATTTACTGCCACAGCAAACCTCTATCCAGTTAGTCTATCTGTGGGTATGCTTACTGACAGCCGTAGTTTTTTAAGCTATCCCCGGCATGAACTTTACCGCCGTGTATTCTGTAATTACCTTGGAGATCTCGTAGAACGAGGAGAATATTTCTCCGGTGAAGAAGAGCTAAAAAGAGTTGTGGAGAATGTATGTTATTACAATGTGAAGAATTTTTTTGGCTTTTAG
- a CDS encoding SDR family NAD(P)-dependent oxidoreductase: MFSLEGRVGIVTGASSGIGEGIAKVLADVGAKVYDLSRSGKGSIEHDNIVRIPVDITDSKNVKKVVSEIGEKEGLDFLINNAGTTKRWRAEDVNEEFWNEIHHLNLDAVFYMSQYAYPYLKKSKHIGRIVNISSMAAHLGFREVVPYCSTKAGVTGITRGLAVEWVNDNILVNSVAPGWIPSKMSIKVMDDDRKAKILGRMPLHKFGEPEDIGTMVLYLISKAGKYITGQDFAVDGGALSYGY; the protein is encoded by the coding sequence TTGTTTTCATTGGAAGGAAGAGTAGGCATTGTTACTGGTGCTTCAAGCGGTATTGGAGAAGGCATAGCAAAAGTTTTAGCAGATGTAGGTGCTAAGGTTTATGACTTAAGTAGAAGTGGAAAGGGTTCAATTGAGCATGATAATATTGTAAGAATACCAGTAGATATTACAGATAGTAAGAATGTGAAAAAAGTTGTAAGTGAAATCGGTGAAAAAGAAGGCTTAGATTTTTTAATCAATAATGCCGGGACTACTAAAAGATGGCGCGCAGAAGATGTAAATGAAGAATTCTGGAATGAGATACATCATCTTAACCTGGATGCTGTGTTTTACATGAGTCAATATGCCTATCCTTATTTGAAAAAATCTAAGCACATAGGACGCATTGTTAATATTTCTTCAATGGCAGCACATTTAGGATTTAGAGAAGTTGTACCCTATTGTTCTACTAAAGCAGGAGTAACTGGTATTACACGAGGATTAGCCGTTGAATGGGTGAATGATAATATATTAGTTAACTCAGTAGCACCAGGCTGGATTCCTTCAAAAATGAGTATTAAAGTGATGGATGATGATAGGAAGGCTAAAATTCTTGGTAGAATGCCCCTACATAAATTTGGGGAACCAGAAGATATTGGAACCATGGTCTTATATCTTATTAGTAAGGCGGGGAAATATATTACCGGGCAAGATTTTGCAGTAGATGGAGGGGCCTTAAGTTATGGATACTAA